The segment CCGACCATTTTTCAAAAAATGTTGCTTGAATGTTGGAGTACGGCCTCAAATAGACTTTCCACAAATGGGCCAAAACTTAATTGGCGTGATATTATTAGCCATCCCTACGTCGGACGGATTAGCAATCAGCTGGATACCAAATAGCTATAAAATTATTTTGAGCTGAGTCCCACTTTTGCATTTGATCTTTTAAATGAACACTCAACTCATACAAATTGACTGGATTCAAAATCATATTTTCATAATTCGTAATCAAAAAGTTATGCTAAGCCATGATCTTGCAAGTCTCTATCAGGTAGAACCAAAAGTGCTTGTTCAAGCTGTAAAGAGAAACCTGGATCGATTTCCTGATGACTTTATGTTTCAACTGGGAAATCAAGAGTTTACCAACTTGAAGTCACAAATTGTGACTTCAAGTTGGGGCGGCATTCGAAAACTTCCTTATGCTTTTACGGAACAGGGAATAGCAATGCTGTCAGGCGTTTTACATAGTCCCAGGGCCGTACAGGTAAATATCGAGATTATGAGGGCCTTTGTCAGTCTTCGAAGACTCTTAACTACATACAAAGAGTTAGCGGAAAAATTGACCCTGGTAGAAAAGAAATATGATCATCAATTTAAAATCGTATTTGATGCTCTCAGAGAAATTATGAAAGCTCCAGAAACACATCGTCGCAAAATTGGAATTCACACAGATGAAAAAGACTGACCTAAAACTCTTGTGTAATGCACGGATCTTGCTCGGCAATTCTGTTTACATTGTCCACTGAACCCCTTATTTAAAATTTATTTAAATGCCGATTCATTTTATGAAACCCCAGTTTGTCGATAGCAGCTCTTTGATTATGCGCACGACACAGGATTCTCAAATTATCAGGATCAGAACTTCCACCCAGTGCAATTGGCAAAATGTGATCGATCTGAAGATATTTGCGAGACGCACACTTCTGTTTTGTTC is part of the Oligoflexia bacterium genome and harbors:
- a CDS encoding ORF6N domain-containing protein; the protein is MNTQLIQIDWIQNHIFIIRNQKVMLSHDLASLYQVEPKVLVQAVKRNLDRFPDDFMFQLGNQEFTNLKSQIVTSSWGGIRKLPYAFTEQGIAMLSGVLHSPRAVQVNIEIMRAFVSLRRLLTTYKELAEKLTLVEKKYDHQFKIVFDALREIMKAPETHRRKIGIHTDEKD